In the Rhodospirillaceae bacterium genome, one interval contains:
- the leuC gene encoding 3-isopropylmalate dehydratase large subunit, giving the protein MSQPRTLYDKLWDSHVVHQDPDGGALIYIDLHLTHEVTTPQAYEGLRLANRKLHRTDKTIAVPDHNVPSTPDRLVKIEDPESRLQLETLKTNSEDFGVEYIPMDDIRQGIVHIIGPEQGLTQPGKTIVCGDSHTATHGAFGALAFGIGTSDVEHTLATQTLSMQKSKNMLVRVDGDLPVGTTSKDLILAIIGRIGTAGGTGHVIEYQGEAFTNLSMEGRMTVCNMTIEGGARAGLIAPDEKTFAYLKGRPHAPKSEAWEAAVKYWKTLRTDDGAQFDKEVIIKADEIVPHVTWGTSPEDVLPITGSVPDPATMTDPNKKSGTTRSLEYMGLKAGAPLDGIPVDKVFIGSCTNGRIEDLRAAAGIMKGRKVAAGVQMLVVPGSGLVKHQAEEEGLDAIFLEAGAEWREPSCSMCLGMNPDILQPGERCASTSNRNFEGRQGRGGRTHLLSPEMAAAAAVAGHLTDVRKVAAQ; this is encoded by the coding sequence ATGTCTCAGCCGAGAACGCTTTACGATAAGCTGTGGGATAGCCACGTCGTCCACCAAGACCCGGACGGCGGGGCCCTCATTTACATTGACCTGCACCTGACTCATGAAGTCACGACACCACAGGCTTATGAAGGCTTGCGGCTGGCGAACCGTAAGCTGCACCGTACCGATAAAACCATTGCCGTGCCGGATCATAACGTGCCCAGCACACCGGATCGTTTGGTCAAGATCGAAGATCCTGAAAGCCGCCTGCAGCTCGAAACTCTGAAGACGAACAGTGAAGATTTTGGCGTTGAATACATCCCGATGGATGATATCCGCCAAGGCATCGTGCATATCATTGGACCGGAACAGGGCTTAACACAGCCTGGTAAAACCATCGTCTGTGGCGACAGTCATACGGCCACTCACGGCGCCTTCGGCGCATTGGCCTTTGGCATTGGCACCTCTGATGTTGAGCACACGCTGGCCACGCAAACTCTGTCCATGCAGAAATCCAAGAACATGCTGGTCCGGGTGGATGGGGATTTGCCGGTCGGTACGACATCTAAGGATTTGATTCTGGCGATCATCGGTCGCATTGGTACTGCTGGCGGCACTGGTCACGTTATTGAATATCAAGGCGAAGCCTTCACCAATCTGTCCATGGAAGGGCGGATGACGGTCTGCAATATGACCATCGAAGGGGGTGCGCGCGCCGGTTTAATCGCTCCTGATGAAAAGACATTTGCCTACCTCAAAGGCCGCCCCCATGCACCGAAAAGTGAAGCGTGGGAAGCCGCCGTCAAATACTGGAAAACGCTGAGGACGGATGATGGCGCGCAGTTCGATAAAGAAGTCATCATTAAGGCTGACGAAATCGTTCCTCACGTGACATGGGGCACGTCGCCAGAAGATGTTCTGCCCATCACCGGTTCGGTTCCAGACCCGGCGACGATGACCGACCCCAACAAAAAATCAGGCACAACCCGGTCTCTGGAATATATGGGCCTGAAAGCGGGTGCGCCCTTGGATGGCATTCCGGTTGATAAAGTGTTCATTGGCTCTTGCACCAATGGCCGCATCGAAGATCTTCGCGCCGCCGCGGGCATTATGAAGGGCCGCAAAGTCGCGGCCGGCGTTCAGATGTTGGTGGTGCCAGGCTCGGGTCTGGTCAAACATCAAGCCGAAGAAGAGGGGCTGGATGCTATATTCCTGGAAGCCGGTGCGGAATGGCGCGAACCCAGTTGTTCCATGTGTCTCGGCATGAACCCCGACATTCTGCAACCTGGCGAACGTTGCGCCTCGACCTCGAATCGCAATTTTGAAGGCCGTCAGGGC
- the ffh gene encoding signal recognition particle protein, giving the protein MFDGLSQRLGSVFDALTRRGALKEDDVRAAMREVRVALLEADVALPVVKDFIEKATEKAVGEQVIRSVTPGQMVIKIVHDCMVEMLGGEDEAASQLNLRAAPPVPFLMVGLQGSGKTTTTAKVARHLQNKEKKRVLMASLDVYRPAAMEQLAALGQQANVITLPIVAGQKPVDIAKRAMDEGRKGGFDVVILDTAGRTTIDQVLMDEVSQVRDAVSPVETLLVADAMTGQDAVATAKAFQEKVGITGIALTRVDGDSRGGAALSMRAVTGVPIKVMGVGEKTDAMEAFHAERIAGRILGMGDVVSLVEKAAESVDQDEAERLAKRMMQGKFDLNDMLAQLRQIQNMGDMKGILGMLPGIGKMAKQLKQADVDPKMIKRQEAILLSMTPKERQAPALIKASRKKRIAMGSGTNVPDVNRVLKQYQQMATVMKQIKKKGLGGLLSGGMPGAGLPGSGPGGLPGGLPPGLLRGR; this is encoded by the coding sequence ATGTTTGACGGTTTGTCACAACGCCTAGGCTCGGTCTTCGATGCGCTCACCAGACGCGGTGCGCTTAAGGAAGATGATGTCCGCGCGGCCATGCGCGAAGTCCGGGTCGCCTTGCTTGAGGCTGACGTCGCCCTCCCAGTTGTTAAAGATTTCATCGAGAAAGCCACTGAAAAGGCCGTTGGTGAGCAGGTGATCCGCTCGGTCACGCCCGGTCAGATGGTCATTAAGATCGTCCATGACTGCATGGTCGAAATGCTGGGCGGTGAAGATGAAGCTGCCTCTCAGTTGAACCTCCGTGCTGCGCCGCCGGTGCCCTTCCTGATGGTGGGATTGCAGGGCTCAGGTAAAACAACAACAACCGCTAAAGTCGCGCGCCACCTGCAAAACAAAGAAAAGAAGCGCGTCCTGATGGCCTCGTTGGACGTCTATCGTCCCGCTGCCATGGAGCAATTGGCGGCTTTAGGCCAGCAAGCCAACGTCATTACCCTGCCCATCGTTGCCGGTCAGAAGCCAGTTGATATTGCCAAACGGGCCATGGATGAAGGCCGTAAGGGTGGCTTTGACGTCGTTATTTTGGATACCGCAGGCCGCACAACCATTGACCAGGTGTTGATGGATGAAGTCTCCCAGGTGCGTGACGCGGTCTCACCTGTTGAGACCTTGCTCGTTGCCGATGCCATGACCGGTCAGGATGCGGTTGCCACGGCGAAGGCTTTCCAAGAGAAGGTTGGCATTACCGGTATTGCGCTGACCCGTGTTGATGGCGATTCCCGCGGTGGTGCGGCCCTGTCCATGCGCGCTGTCACCGGTGTGCCAATCAAAGTTATGGGCGTCGGTGAAAAAACCGATGCCATGGAAGCTTTCCATGCCGAGCGCATTGCGGGCCGTATTCTGGGGATGGGCGATGTCGTCAGTCTGGTCGAGAAGGCGGCGGAGTCGGTTGATCAGGACGAAGCCGAACGCCTGGCCAAGCGCATGATGCAGGGTAAGTTCGACCTCAACGATATGCTGGCGCAGCTGCGCCAAATCCAGAATATGGGCGACATGAAGGGCATTCTCGGCATGCTCCCCGGGATTGGTAAAATGGCCAAGCAGCTCAAGCAGGCCGATGTTGATCCTAAAATGATCAAACGTCAGGAAGCCATTTTGTTGTCGATGACCCCGAAGGAGCGTCAAGCCCCTGCGCTGATAAAGGCGTCACGCAAGAAACGAATCGCCATGGGGTCAGGCACCAATGTGCCGGATGTGAACCGTGTGCTGAAGCAATATCAGCAAATGGCGACGGTCATGAAACAGATTAAGAAGAAGGGCCTTGGCGGCCTGTTGTCGGGTGGTATGCCCGGTGCAGGATTGCCCGGGTCCGGACCCGGTGGTCTTCCCGGCGGCTTGCCGCCAGGACTGCTGCGGGGACGTTAG
- the rplS gene encoding 50S ribosomal protein L19 has translation MNTIQQLEQEQIAQLTEGKDIPNFTPGDTVRVHVKVKEGQRERIQAYEGVCIARKNSGINSAFTVRKISFGEGVERVFPLYAPIIDHIELVRHGRVRRAKLYYLRSRRGKSARIAEDTAAVLKEREANKAAKAAKASKD, from the coding sequence ATGAATACGATCCAACAATTAGAGCAAGAACAAATTGCTCAGTTAACCGAAGGCAAAGACATTCCCAACTTCACACCGGGCGATACCGTCCGCGTGCACGTGAAGGTTAAGGAAGGTCAACGTGAGCGCATCCAGGCTTATGAAGGCGTTTGTATTGCGCGCAAGAACTCCGGCATTAACTCGGCGTTCACCGTCCGTAAAATTTCTTTCGGCGAAGGTGTGGAACGTGTGTTTCCGCTCTACGCACCGATCATTGATCATATCGAGCTGGTCCGTCATGGCCGGGTCCGTCGTGCCAAGCTGTATTACTTGCGCAGCCGTCGCGGTAAGTCTGCCCGTATCGCCGAAGACACGGCAGCCGTCCTCAAAGAGCGTGAAGCAAACAAAGCCGCAAAAGCCGCTAAGGCTTCTAAAGACTAA
- the mtaB gene encoding tRNA (N(6)-L-threonylcarbamoyladenosine(37)-C(2))-methylthiotransferase MtaB — protein sequence MTGSQQEPHQTQNNTPRVFSFGCRLNTYESEVMRQHAVKQGLTNTIIVNTCAVTKEAERQGKQSLRRLRRENPDSEIIATGCAVQLNPQGYAAMPEVSRVIGNEHKLIASSFAPGVNDPILVSDIMEVRETASHLVEAFEGRTRAFVQIQQGCDHRCTFCIIPFARGNNRSVPMGRLVSEVRDLIANGHKEIVLTGVDITGYGSDLPGSPTLGQMIKRLLMAIPKLPRLRLSSLDPAEADEDLFAVIANEPRLLPHFHISAQAGDDLILKRMKRRHLRADIVAFCDRIRQIRPDAVFGADFITGFPTETDAQFENTLQLVEDAGFTHLHVFPYSIRQGTPAARMPQVSQSVAKSRAATLRAAGIAAMDKFLDSRIGHQASVLMEDNGIGNSEHFVPVKVSPDIAPGTLLNVTISAVNNGQLIAA from the coding sequence GTGACGGGATCTCAACAGGAACCACATCAAACGCAAAACAATACACCGCGCGTTTTCAGCTTTGGCTGCCGCCTGAACACCTACGAATCTGAAGTGATGCGCCAGCATGCAGTTAAGCAGGGCCTCACGAATACGATCATCGTCAACACCTGCGCCGTGACCAAAGAAGCAGAACGGCAGGGCAAGCAATCTTTACGGCGATTGCGTCGTGAAAACCCAGACTCTGAAATTATCGCAACGGGGTGCGCAGTGCAGTTGAACCCCCAAGGCTACGCCGCCATGCCAGAGGTCAGCCGCGTGATCGGTAATGAACACAAGCTAATAGCGTCGAGCTTCGCCCCAGGTGTCAACGATCCAATATTGGTCAGCGACATCATGGAAGTGCGGGAAACGGCTTCTCATCTTGTGGAAGCCTTTGAGGGACGAACGCGCGCCTTCGTTCAAATTCAACAGGGCTGTGATCACCGCTGCACGTTTTGCATTATTCCCTTTGCCCGCGGCAACAATCGCAGCGTACCGATGGGTCGCTTGGTGAGTGAGGTGCGTGACCTGATTGCCAATGGCCACAAAGAGATCGTTCTGACCGGTGTGGACATCACAGGATACGGCAGCGACCTGCCCGGCAGCCCGACGCTGGGACAAATGATCAAACGCCTGCTGATGGCGATCCCCAAGTTACCACGACTACGCTTATCGTCCCTCGATCCAGCGGAAGCCGACGAAGACCTATTTGCGGTGATCGCCAATGAACCCCGATTGCTGCCGCATTTTCACATTTCGGCCCAGGCGGGTGATGATTTGATTCTCAAGCGCATGAAGCGTCGGCATCTCCGCGCCGATATTGTGGCGTTCTGTGATCGTATTCGCCAGATCCGCCCAGACGCCGTGTTTGGCGCTGACTTCATTACCGGGTTTCCGACAGAAACAGATGCGCAATTCGAAAACACATTGCAGTTGGTCGAAGACGCAGGATTTACGCATCTGCATGTGTTTCCCTATTCCATCCGCCAGGGCACACCTGCTGCCCGGATGCCGCAAGTTTCCCAATCCGTAGCCAAAAGTCGCGCCGCGACATTACGGGCTGCTGGAATAGCGGCGATGGATAAGTTTCTAGACAGCCGGATCGGCCACCAAGCCTCCGTGTTGATGGAAGACAACGGCATCGGCAACAGCGAGCATTTTGTGCCGGTCAAAGTTTCCCCTGACATCGCACCTGGCACGCTGCTGAACGTGACCATTTCTGCTGTGAATAACGGCCAACTGATTGCCGCCTGA
- the rimM gene encoding ribosome maturation factor RimM (Essential for efficient processing of 16S rRNA) has protein sequence MSGNDNRLCLGVIVGARGLKGDLRIKSFTDTATDICAYGPVTTDDGAELKLKVTGEAKGVVIGRVAGVDDRTKADALKGQNLYVARNALPDTEDTDEFYHADLLGLSVMDETGKACGTVNAIYDFGGGDIIDVRLPDSRTLMVPFTADSVPSVDLTAGKLVVLASALAAAEGEPPPSEPPEEPQEEPLAGQDGAS, from the coding sequence ATGTCTGGCAACGACAATCGGCTCTGTTTGGGGGTCATTGTCGGTGCGCGTGGGCTTAAGGGTGATTTACGCATCAAAAGCTTCACGGACACAGCGACAGATATCTGTGCTTACGGTCCTGTCACAACGGACGATGGGGCCGAACTCAAGCTGAAGGTCACAGGTGAGGCAAAAGGGGTCGTCATTGGCCGGGTCGCCGGTGTCGATGATCGAACCAAAGCCGATGCCCTTAAAGGGCAAAATCTATATGTGGCGCGGAACGCGCTGCCGGATACTGAGGATACAGACGAGTTTTATCACGCCGATCTTCTGGGTTTGAGTGTGATGGATGAGACAGGTAAAGCATGCGGAACCGTGAATGCCATATACGACTTCGGAGGGGGCGACATCATCGACGTGCGCCTACCGGACAGTCGTACCCTGATGGTGCCCTTTACCGCAGACTCGGTGCCCTCAGTGGATCTGACAGCCGGCAAGCTGGTGGTGTTGGCGTCCGCGCTGGCAGCAGCAGAGGGCGAGCCACCGCCATCAGAGCCCCCAGAAGAGCCTCAAGAGGAGCCTCTTGCAGGTCAGGACGGCGCATCATGA
- the trmD gene encoding tRNA (guanosine(37)-N1)-methyltransferase TrmD, protein MMAPQPFQASVLTLFPEMFPGPLGASLAGKAASEGLWSLETVDIRDFASDKHRSVDDTPFGGGAGMVMRPDVIDAALRQAHTDGQPLIYFTPRGRLFDQTMARTLAAAQGVTFLCGRYEGVDQRVLEAWDMEEVSVGDFVLSGGEAAAITVLDAVVRLLPGVMGSADSLDEESFEQGLLEYPHYTRPEEWNGRTVPEVLRSGHHKNIQTWRRDQAETITRTRRPDLWDQYVAAGTNKKG, encoded by the coding sequence ATGATGGCTCCGCAGCCCTTTCAGGCGTCAGTTTTGACGCTTTTCCCTGAAATGTTTCCCGGCCCATTGGGCGCTTCATTGGCTGGAAAGGCTGCATCTGAGGGCCTGTGGAGCTTAGAAACAGTAGACATTCGCGACTTTGCGAGCGATAAACACCGCTCTGTCGATGACACTCCGTTTGGGGGTGGCGCCGGCATGGTGATGCGGCCAGATGTAATTGATGCCGCGCTTCGCCAGGCTCACACCGATGGTCAGCCATTGATTTACTTTACCCCGCGCGGGCGTTTGTTTGATCAGACGATGGCGCGGACTTTGGCTGCGGCACAGGGTGTCACGTTCTTGTGTGGACGCTATGAAGGCGTTGACCAACGTGTGTTGGAAGCCTGGGACATGGAAGAGGTCAGCGTTGGCGACTTCGTCCTGTCTGGCGGCGAAGCGGCGGCGATTACGGTTCTTGACGCTGTTGTCCGCCTGTTGCCAGGTGTGATGGGCAGCGCAGACTCGCTGGACGAAGAGAGTTTTGAGCAGGGGTTGTTAGAGTATCCCCATTATACGCGGCCAGAAGAATGGAACGGTCGCACGGTGCCCGAGGTTTTACGCTCCGGTCACCACAAAAATATTCAAACCTGGCGGCGGGACCAGGCAGAAACCATAACCCGCACGCGACGGCCTGATCTGTGGGATCAGTACGTCGCCGCAGGGACGAACAAGAAAGGTTAA
- the rpsP gene encoding 30S ribosomal protein S16 yields MSLRIRLSRGGAKKRPYYRIVVADSRSPRDGRFIEKLGAYNPILPSDHEDRVILQEDRIRHWLSHGALPSDRVQRFLAKAGILAVAAIPEQTKKDKPRAKAQERLREAEAAAKAAAEAAAAEAEAPAPVEASAEEAAPEEEKADA; encoded by the coding sequence ATGAGTCTTCGTATTCGTTTATCCCGGGGTGGTGCCAAAAAGCGCCCCTACTATCGTATCGTTGTTGCCGACAGCCGCTCCCCAAGAGATGGCCGTTTCATCGAAAAGCTTGGGGCCTATAACCCCATTCTGCCAAGCGATCACGAAGACCGCGTGATTCTTCAAGAAGACCGCATCCGTCATTGGTTGAGCCATGGCGCTCTGCCAAGCGACCGTGTGCAGCGTTTTCTTGCCAAGGCGGGTATTCTTGCAGTGGCGGCCATTCCTGAGCAAACCAAAAAAGACAAACCTCGCGCCAAAGCGCAGGAGCGCCTGCGTGAAGCAGAAGCTGCCGCCAAAGCCGCCGCCGAAGCGGCTGCCGCTGAAGCAGAAGCTCCAGCACCTGTAGAAGCGTCTGCGGAAGAAGCTGCACCTGAAGAGGAAAAGGCTGACGCATAA
- the dapF gene encoding diaminopimelate epimerase — translation MTDDSDIEGLPSSNTGLPAGNEGLAFRKMHGLGNDFVVLDARARPLELSQAQVRAMANRRTGIGFDQLLIIEPAQAKGDVFMTVRNADGGIVPSCGNGARCVAAVVMADLVKDEIVIETLAGPISATRKSDDVVAVDMGPAKLDWQDIPLAMAENTEHLDLVIGPLSNPVAVSMGNPHAVFFVKDVNAVDLGQFGPIIEKHVLFPEHTNVEVVEVISRSHVRMRVWERGVGITQACGTGACAVGVAAARRNLTDRAVTVTLDGGDLEILWQDNGHVIMTGPTAEIFRGVLDRAILS, via the coding sequence ATGACAGATGATTCGGACATTGAAGGCTTGCCCTCTAGCAACACGGGCTTGCCCGCTGGCAACGAAGGCTTAGCCTTCCGCAAGATGCACGGGCTCGGCAATGACTTTGTCGTGCTGGATGCACGCGCGCGTCCGCTGGAACTGAGTCAAGCTCAGGTGCGGGCGATGGCCAACCGACGCACGGGCATCGGCTTTGACCAATTATTGATTATTGAGCCCGCCCAGGCCAAGGGCGATGTGTTTATGACGGTGCGCAACGCCGATGGCGGTATCGTACCTTCTTGCGGTAACGGCGCGCGCTGTGTTGCCGCGGTCGTGATGGCAGACCTGGTTAAAGACGAAATTGTTATTGAGACATTGGCTGGGCCGATTTCAGCCACACGTAAAAGCGATGACGTGGTGGCGGTTGATATGGGGCCTGCAAAATTAGACTGGCAGGACATTCCCCTGGCCATGGCAGAAAACACCGAACACCTTGATCTGGTGATTGGCCCTTTATCGAACCCAGTGGCTGTTAGCATGGGAAACCCCCATGCGGTGTTTTTCGTGAAAGACGTGAACGCTGTCGACCTGGGACAATTTGGACCAATCATTGAAAAGCATGTTTTGTTTCCAGAACACACGAATGTCGAAGTGGTAGAAGTTATAAGCCGTTCACACGTGCGGATGCGGGTTTGGGAGCGTGGCGTTGGCATCACGCAAGCCTGCGGCACAGGGGCCTGTGCCGTCGGCGTGGCCGCCGCGCGCCGCAACCTGACTGACCGGGCCGTAACCGTCACCCTGGATGGCGGTGACCTGGAGATTCTTTGGCAGGACAACGGACATGTCATCATGACAGGTCCAACCGCCGAGATCTTCAGGGGTGTTTTAGACCGGGCGATTTTATCGTGA
- the ftsY gene encoding signal recognition particle-docking protein FtsY has product MSTNSDSETTPQGGWFSRLTSGLKKSSTKLAGGIGDLFTKRKLDDSALEELEDLLITADLGATTAAKLTANLAKTRFGKDISSEEIRAAFAADIAATLAPIAQPLAIDPKKKPFVILVVGVNGAGKTTTIGKLTKQFRGEGKTVTLAAGDTFRAAAVEQLQVWGQRTNTPVVTRPAGSDAAGLAFDALTESTARKDDVLLIDTAGRLQNKDALMDELAKVVRVIKKQDNSAPHATLLVLDATVGQNAHSQVEAFRDVAGVTGLVMTKLDGTAKGGVVVALAERFQIPVHYLGVGEGVDDLKPFTAEDFAKGLLGFS; this is encoded by the coding sequence ATGAGCACAAACTCAGATTCAGAGACCACCCCGCAAGGGGGATGGTTTAGCCGACTAACATCAGGTCTAAAAAAATCATCGACCAAACTCGCGGGCGGAATTGGAGATCTCTTTACCAAGCGCAAACTCGATGATTCCGCATTGGAAGAGTTGGAAGATTTGCTGATCACAGCCGACCTGGGTGCAACGACAGCTGCAAAGCTGACGGCCAATCTCGCCAAAACGCGGTTTGGCAAAGACATTAGCAGCGAGGAGATCCGCGCGGCCTTTGCCGCAGATATTGCCGCAACCTTAGCGCCCATCGCACAACCGCTGGCTATCGACCCTAAAAAGAAACCTTTCGTAATTCTGGTCGTGGGCGTGAATGGGGCAGGCAAGACGACAACCATCGGAAAATTGACCAAACAATTCCGCGGTGAGGGCAAGACCGTCACCCTGGCGGCGGGAGACACTTTCCGCGCGGCGGCCGTTGAGCAGCTTCAAGTCTGGGGGCAGCGCACCAATACGCCTGTCGTCACACGCCCAGCCGGATCTGACGCCGCTGGCTTAGCGTTTGATGCCTTAACAGAATCGACGGCGCGCAAAGATGATGTGCTGTTGATTGATACGGCGGGACGCCTACAGAATAAAGACGCGCTGATGGACGAACTGGCCAAAGTAGTGCGGGTCATCAAGAAGCAAGACAATAGCGCCCCGCACGCCACACTGTTGGTGTTAGATGCAACGGTTGGGCAGAACGCTCATTCGCAAGTTGAAGCCTTTAGAGATGTGGCCGGTGTGACAGGGCTGGTGATGACCAAGCTTGACGGCACGGCCAAAGGCGGTGTTGTTGTCGCCCTGGCTGAACGCTTCCAAATCCCTGTGCATTATCTGGGTGTTGGCGAAGGTGTGGATGACCTCAAACCCTTTACGGCGGAGGACTTTGCCAAGGGCCTGCTGGGGTTCTCGTAA